One Aquarana catesbeiana isolate 2022-GZ linkage group LG11, ASM4218655v1, whole genome shotgun sequence genomic window carries:
- the MUC15 gene encoding mucin-15 — protein MLSRLREIVVLMAISFSWTSCQVNETSTINPTTISPSVQSTSFNITTTLQTTNSWISGSLTSSAPATSIDTTPITTASTTLNSSSSGVTPLNTSTITTNITTSSNVSNLTTQSSSTSQNSTVPGFSLTTHSPSTTAIFSNESSTTAPKKSTTVNTISTNFSSTTGSSENNTVINGTPANVSTTATSNLTTVNTTFMNVSSDFTTSTSSTPFNSSSTSVAPGSTVTPLNNGTLTSSITTSGYLATTNQSEWSGGPKDTVSDTGVILGAIFGSLLGIFLACIAAYFLCGSKKSRGFSHRRLYEESRNDPVLRLENPVSPYDVSYGESSFYNPTVVEEAPYNGGRPHETIGMDSFKPH, from the exons ATGCTGTCAAGGTTAAGAGAGATTGTGGTGTTAATGGCCATTTCCTTTTCCTGGACCAGTTGCCAAGTAAATGAGACTTCTACAATCAATCCCACTACTATAAGCCCTAGTGTCCAGTCAACTAGCTTTAACATAACTACCACTTTGCAGACTACCAATAGTTGGATAAGTGGAAGCTTGACATCTTCTGCACCTGCTACCAGCATTGATACAACCCCAATTACAACTGCTTCCACCACTTTAAATTCTTCATCTAGTGGTGTCACTCCTCTAAATACATCAACTATAACCACAAACATCACCACTTCTTCAAATGTGTCCAACTTAACTACCCAATCAAGTTCAACATCACAGAACTCTACTGTGCCTGGCTTCTCTTTAACCACACATAGTCCGAGCACAACAGCCATATTCTCAAATGAATCCAGTACAACAGCTCCAAAAAAATCTACAACAGTCAACACTATCTCAACAAATTTCTCCAGTACAACAGGTTCCTCGGAGAACAACACAGTCATCAATGGGACTCCTGCAAATGTCTCCACCACAGCTACATCAAATTTAACCACAGTCAACACCACTTTTATGAATGTTTCCAGTGATTTCACAACATCTACTTCTAGCACTCCATTTAATAGCAGTAGTACTTCGGTAGCTCCAGGTTCAACAGTTACTCCAttgaacaatggcacactgaccaGCAGTATTACAACATCAGGATATTTGGCAACAACAAACCAAAGTGAATGGTCAGGAGGCCCTAAAG ATACAGTGAGTGACACTGGAGTTATTCTAGGTGCAATCTTTGGATCACTCCTAGGAATTTTTTTAGCCTGCATAGCTGCCTATTTCTTATGTGGATCGAAAAAAAGCAGAGGCTTTTCCCACCGACGACTATATGAAGAAAGTAGAAATGACCCAG TACTACGGTTGGAGAATCCTGTAAGTCCCTATGATGTCAGCTATGGGGAGTCATCTTTTTACAACCCCACAGTCGTAGAGGAAGCTCCCTACAATGGTGGTAGACCACATGAAACTATTGGAATGGATAGTTTTAAACCCCATTAA